Part of the Cellulomonas taurus genome, ACATCGACCTGGCGCAGATCATCCTGGACCTGCAGACCCAGGAGGTCGCCTACAAGGGCGCCCTCGGGGCCGCCGCCAAGGTCCTCCAGCCGACTCTCCTGGACTACCTGCGATGACCATGACGCTTGAGACCACGCCGCTCGTGCTGCCCACCACGCTGCACCTGACCACGCCCATGCCGGGCCTGGACGAGCACACCGAGTTCGAGGTGTCCGCCCTGGACGAGTCCGGATCGCTGTACGCCCTGCGCTCGGCCCCCGAGGGCGCCCGACCGGTGCGGCTGTTCGTCGTCGACCCGGAGCCGTACTTCCCGGACTACACCCCGCGGATCGGCGCCGACGTCCACGCCCAGCTCGGTGCCGACCAGCTCCGGGTCCTGGTCGTGGTCCGTCCGGCGCAGGGCACGCAGCCGCCCACCGCCAACCTGCTCGCCCCGCTGCTGGTCGAC contains:
- a CDS encoding flagellar assembly protein FliW, with the translated sequence MTMTLETTPLVLPTTLHLTTPMPGLDEHTEFEVSALDESGSLYALRSAPEGARPVRLFVVDPEPYFPDYTPRIGADVHAQLGADQLRVLVVVRPAQGTQPPTANLLAPLLVDPATGAAMQTVLTDDWPLRAPLGRP